In one Oryza glaberrima chromosome 2, OglaRS2, whole genome shotgun sequence genomic region, the following are encoded:
- the LOC127761072 gene encoding putative 4-hydroxy-4-methyl-2-oxoglutarate aldolase 2 isoform X1 produces MEFGSCGIRGKCRGLCAKSSEDSSPAFARRRGQQETLTLTLLPGITSCARARPRPRPRPRGRSGWWVIRCPPPPASSPPPLLPIFTNTIPTSDPDRANHHPQSDPSPDWPGQIAADPTPRNPLPRPRASRTESNMAALPLATAEVCDANAHLIMNGELRALQPVFQVYGRRQVFAGPIVTLKVYEDNVLVREFLEEKGQGRVLVVDGGGSLRCAILGGNPVQQAQNNGWAGIVVNGCIRDVDEINGCDIGVRALNSHPMKANKKGIGEKHVPVTIAGTRICDGEWLYADTDGILISRTELTV; encoded by the exons ATGGAATTTGGAAGCTGCGGGATACGAGGGAAATGCAGGGGCCTATGCGCAAAAAGCTCAGAGGATTCTTCCCCGGCATTCGCACGACGCCGCGGGCAGCAGGAGACGCTCACGCTGACGCTGCTGCCTGGAATCACGTCTTGCGCACGcgcacgcccacgcccacgcccacgcccacgcggACGCAGCGGGTGGTGGGTTATTCGgtgccctccgccgccggcttcctcccctcctccgctcctccccaTCTTCACAAATACCATCCCAACCAGTGATCCAGATCGAGCCAACCACCACCCCCAATCGGATCCCTCACCCGATTGGCCCGGCCAGATCGCCGCCGATCCGACCCCGCGCAACCCTCTCCCGCGGCCGCGAGCGAG CAGAACCGAATCCAATATGGCTGCCTTGCCATTAGCCACGGCCGAAGTATGTGATGCAAATGCACATTTGATCATGAATGGTGAGCTTCGTGCTCTCCAGCCCGTCTTCCAAGTCTACGGAAGGCGGCAGGTTTTCGCCGGCCCTATCGTGACGCTGAAGGTCTACGAGGACAATGTTCTTGTTCGCGAGTTCCTGGAGGAGAAGGGCCAAGGCAGGGTTCTCGTGGTCGATGGTGGTGGGAGCCTGCGGTGCGCCATTTTGGGTGGCAACCCTGTGCAGCAGGCGCAGAACAATGGGTGGGCTGGCATCGTCGTCAATGGTTGCATCAGGGACGTGGATGAGATCAATGGCTGCGACATTGGTGTCCGAGCTCTGAACTCGCACCCTATGAAAGCAAACAAGAAGGGCATCGGGGAGAAGCATGTGCCTGTGACCATTGCAGGGACCAGGATTTGCGACGGGGAGTGGCTCTACGCCGATACTGATGGTATTCTCATCTCAAGGACTGAATTGACTGTGTGa
- the LOC127763196 gene encoding putative 4-hydroxy-4-methyl-2-oxoglutarate aldolase 2, producing the protein MAALPLATAEVCDANSNPIIAGELRALPPIFKIYGRRQVFAGPVATVKVFEDNVLVRELLQEKGHGRVLVVDGGGSVRCALLGGNLAQLAQINGWVGIVVNGCIRDVDEINGCDVGVRALNSHPMKSGKKGAGEKRVPVTIEGTRICDGEWLYADADGILISRTELTV; encoded by the coding sequence ATGGCCGCGCTGCCATTAGCCACCGCCGAAGTGTGCGACGCAAACTCAAATCCAAtcatcgccggcgagctccgcgcCCTCCCTCCCATCTTCAAAATCTACGGGAGGCGGCAGGTTTTCGCCGGCCCAGTCGCGACGGTGAAGGTGTTCGAGGACAACGTGCTGGTCCGCGAGCTCCTCCAGGAGAAGGGACATGGCCGGgtgctcgtcgtcgacggcggtggcagcgtgCGCTGCGCCCTCTTGGGCGGCAACCTCGCGCAGCTGGCGCAGATCAATGGATGGGTCGGCATCGTCGTCAATGGCTGCATCAgggatgtggatgagatcaatgGCTGTGACGTTGGTGTCCGTGCTCTCAATTCGCACCCTATGAAGTCGGGGAAGAAGGGCGCCGGTGAGAAGCGTGTGCCTGTGACCATTGAAGGGACCAGGATTTGCGACGGCGAGTGGCTCTACGCTGATGCTGATGGCATTCTCATCTCGAGGACTGAATTGACTGTGTGA
- the LOC127763195 gene encoding uncharacterized protein LOC127763195: MAAAAPTGCYKCGRPGHWSRDCPSEPAGAGAASTDNPNPNPNPKPSASRFAPYPRPRFGKSAAAAAAAAEGEDGSGGQAQGKKKKKERATRPKLTPDLLLSDDGLGFVLRYFPKAFKPRARPGHEVEDLGNLIKLYTDWHSRLIPYYSFDQFVRKVEKVGASNRVRRCVSELRDRVARGGDPTLLHEPPVEVIPEGEPDGATAEDPIFGTEVPVTENHGVDQVQEDIDIPVESNDVDPMQEDLLNEIYNKEADEPQIPAVGGTAEETTPAMAPKEAKPQDDPPREAQNQPGKIQLTEEQRARMEANRLRALERAAARASQPA; this comes from the exons atggcggcggcggcgcccaccggCTGCTACAAGTGCGGCCGTCCGGGCCACTGGTCCCGCGACTGCCCCTCcgagcccgccggcgccggcgctgcatCCACCgacaaccctaaccctaaccccaaCCCCAAACCCAGCGCCTCCCGCTTCGCCCCTTACCCGAGGCCGAGGTTCGGGaagagcgccgcggcggcggcggcggcggcagaaggGGAGGACGGGAGTGGCGGCCAGGCGCAGggtaagaagaagaagaaggagagggcgacgcggcccAAGCTCACTCCGGACTTGCTGCTCTCCGACGACGGCCTTGGCTTCGTCCTCCGCTACTTCCCCAAGGCCTTCAAACCCCGCGCCCGCCCCGGCCACGAG GTAGAGGATCTTGGTAATCTGATCAAGCTATACACAGACTGGCACTCTCGCTTGATTCCTTATTACTCCTTTGATCAGTTTGTGCGAAAAGTCGAGAAAGTGGGGGCTAGTAACCGTGTTAGG AGATGCGTTTCTGAACTGAGGGACAGGGTTGCCAGAGGGGGAGATCCTACCCTACTGCATGAACCGCCGGTCGAAGTCATCCCAGAGGGCGAACCAG ATGGAGCCACAGCTGAAGACCCAATTTTTGGGACTGAAGTTCCGGTGACCGAAAACCATGGCGTGGACCAGGTGCAAGAAGATATAGACATACCGGTCGAAAGCAACGATGTGGATCCCATGCAAGAAGATCTCCTTAATGAAATCTACAATAAGGAAGCTGAT GAGCCACAAATCCCAGCTGTTGGAGGAACAGCCGAGGAAACCACACCGGCCATGGCTCCAAAGGAAGCGAAACCACAAGATGATCCACCACGAGAAGCGCAGAACCAACCGGGCAAGATTCAGCTGACCGAAGAGCAGAGGGCGCGCATGGAGGCAAACCGGCTCAGGGCCTTGGAGAGGGCAGCTGCTCGCGCCTCGCAGCCGGCATAG
- the LOC127761072 gene encoding putative 4-hydroxy-4-methyl-2-oxoglutarate aldolase 2 isoform X2, producing the protein MEFGSCGIRGKCRGLCAKSSEDSSPAFARRRGQQETLTLTLLPGITSCARARPRPRPRPRGRSGWWVIRCPPPPASSPPPLLPIFTNTIPTSDPDRANHHPQSDPSPDWPGQIAADPTPRNPLPRPRARTESNMAALPLATAEVCDANAHLIMNGELRALQPVFQVYGRRQVFAGPIVTLKVYEDNVLVREFLEEKGQGRVLVVDGGGSLRCAILGGNPVQQAQNNGWAGIVVNGCIRDVDEINGCDIGVRALNSHPMKANKKGIGEKHVPVTIAGTRICDGEWLYADTDGILISRTELTV; encoded by the exons ATGGAATTTGGAAGCTGCGGGATACGAGGGAAATGCAGGGGCCTATGCGCAAAAAGCTCAGAGGATTCTTCCCCGGCATTCGCACGACGCCGCGGGCAGCAGGAGACGCTCACGCTGACGCTGCTGCCTGGAATCACGTCTTGCGCACGcgcacgcccacgcccacgcccacgcccacgcggACGCAGCGGGTGGTGGGTTATTCGgtgccctccgccgccggcttcctcccctcctccgctcctccccaTCTTCACAAATACCATCCCAACCAGTGATCCAGATCGAGCCAACCACCACCCCCAATCGGATCCCTCACCCGATTGGCCCGGCCAGATCGCCGCCGATCCGACCCCGCGCAACCCTCTCCCGCGGCCGCGAGCGAG AACCGAATCCAATATGGCTGCCTTGCCATTAGCCACGGCCGAAGTATGTGATGCAAATGCACATTTGATCATGAATGGTGAGCTTCGTGCTCTCCAGCCCGTCTTCCAAGTCTACGGAAGGCGGCAGGTTTTCGCCGGCCCTATCGTGACGCTGAAGGTCTACGAGGACAATGTTCTTGTTCGCGAGTTCCTGGAGGAGAAGGGCCAAGGCAGGGTTCTCGTGGTCGATGGTGGTGGGAGCCTGCGGTGCGCCATTTTGGGTGGCAACCCTGTGCAGCAGGCGCAGAACAATGGGTGGGCTGGCATCGTCGTCAATGGTTGCATCAGGGACGTGGATGAGATCAATGGCTGCGACATTGGTGTCCGAGCTCTGAACTCGCACCCTATGAAAGCAAACAAGAAGGGCATCGGGGAGAAGCATGTGCCTGTGACCATTGCAGGGACCAGGATTTGCGACGGGGAGTGGCTCTACGCCGATACTGATGGTATTCTCATCTCAAGGACTGAATTGACTGTGTGa
- the LOC127763194 gene encoding cytoplasmic tRNA 2-thiolation protein 1 isoform X2 — protein sequence MDSAVDGPRQPPARAGSRLCTRCGERKAALKRPKTLEQICRECFYVVFEDEIHQTIVDNNLFKPGDRVAIGASGGKDSTVLAYVLSELNRCHKYCLDLFLLSVDEGITGYRDDSLETVKRNEIQALDRGAALLKVDKIVTGHNADDIAETVLLNILRGDIARLSRCTFITTGEDGPIPRCKPFKYTYEKEIVMYAYFKKLDYFSTECIYSPNAYRGFAREFIKDLERMRPRAILDIIKSGENFRISTTTRMPEQGTCERCGYISSQKLCKACVLLDGLNRGLPKLGIGRTKGIAGGDGDCEQQATRSERNRSSLQGKRGNFDF from the exons ATGGACTCTGCCGTTGATGGCCCGAGACAACCTCCGGCTAGGGCGGGGAGCCGCCTCTGCACACGCTGCGGCGAGCGGAAGGCCGCCCTCAAGCGTCCCAAAACCTTAGAGCAG ATATGTAGGGAATGCTTCTATGTTGTCTTTGAGGATGAGATCCATCAGACTATTGTTGACAATAATTTGTTTAAACCTGGTGATCGTGTGGCCATTGGAGCTTCTGGTGGAAAAG ATTCAACCGTGCTCGCATATGTGCTATCAGAGTTAAATCGTTGTCACAAATATTGCCTTGATTTGTTTCTCTTATCTGTGGATGAAGGAATTACTGGTTATAGAGACGACTCACTAGAAACTGTTAAAAGGAATGAAATACAG gCACTGGACCGAGGTGCTGCTCTCTTAAAAGTTGACAAGATTGTGACTGGACATAATGCTGATGACATTGCAGAAACTGTGTTATTGAATATATTACGTGGTGATATTGCACG GTTAAGTAGATGTACCTTTATAACTACTGGTGAAGATGGGCCAATCCCAAGATGCAAGCCTTTCAAATACACCTACGAGAAGGAGATTGTTAT GTATGCATATTTCAAAAAGCTGGACTACTTCTCCACAGAAT GCATATATTCACCAAATGCATACCGTGGATTTGCTCGCGAATTTATTAAAGATCTGGAAAGGATGAG ACCTAGAGCTATACTGGACATCATAAAATCAGGTGAGAATTTTAGGATCTCCACAACAACAAGGATGCCAGAGCAAGGAACATGTGAACGTTGCGGCTACATTTCTAGTCAG AAATTATGCAAAGCATGTGTCTTGCTGGACGGATTGAATCGAGGCTTACCAAAACTAGGCATAGGCAGGACCAAAGGCATTGCTGGAGGTGATGGTGACTGTGAGCAGCAAGCCACACGTTCGGAGAGGAACAGATCGAGTCTGCAAGGAAAACGCGGGAACTTCGACTTCTAG
- the LOC127763194 gene encoding cytoplasmic tRNA 2-thiolation protein 1 isoform X1, with the protein MDSAVDGPRQPPARAGSRLCTRCGERKAALKRPKTLEQICRECFYVVFEDEIHQTIVDNNLFKPGDRVAIGASGGKDSTVLAYVLSELNRCHKYCLDLFLLSVDEGITGYRDDSLETVKRNEIQYGLPLKIVSYKDLYGWTMDDIVKAIGLKNNCTFCGVFRRQALDRGAALLKVDKIVTGHNADDIAETVLLNILRGDIARLSRCTFITTGEDGPIPRCKPFKYTYEKEIVMYAYFKKLDYFSTECIYSPNAYRGFAREFIKDLERMRPRAILDIIKSGENFRISTTTRMPEQGTCERCGYISSQKLCKACVLLDGLNRGLPKLGIGRTKGIAGGDGDCEQQATRSERNRSSLQGKRGNFDF; encoded by the exons ATGGACTCTGCCGTTGATGGCCCGAGACAACCTCCGGCTAGGGCGGGGAGCCGCCTCTGCACACGCTGCGGCGAGCGGAAGGCCGCCCTCAAGCGTCCCAAAACCTTAGAGCAG ATATGTAGGGAATGCTTCTATGTTGTCTTTGAGGATGAGATCCATCAGACTATTGTTGACAATAATTTGTTTAAACCTGGTGATCGTGTGGCCATTGGAGCTTCTGGTGGAAAAG ATTCAACCGTGCTCGCATATGTGCTATCAGAGTTAAATCGTTGTCACAAATATTGCCTTGATTTGTTTCTCTTATCTGTGGATGAAGGAATTACTGGTTATAGAGACGACTCACTAGAAACTGTTAAAAGGAATGAAATACAG TATGGCCTGCCATTGAAAATAGTTTCCTATAAGGACCTCTATGGCTGGACAATGGATGATATTGTGAAAGCAATTGGCCTAAAAAATAACTGTACCTTTTGTGGTGTTTTTCGACGTCAA gCACTGGACCGAGGTGCTGCTCTCTTAAAAGTTGACAAGATTGTGACTGGACATAATGCTGATGACATTGCAGAAACTGTGTTATTGAATATATTACGTGGTGATATTGCACG GTTAAGTAGATGTACCTTTATAACTACTGGTGAAGATGGGCCAATCCCAAGATGCAAGCCTTTCAAATACACCTACGAGAAGGAGATTGTTAT GTATGCATATTTCAAAAAGCTGGACTACTTCTCCACAGAAT GCATATATTCACCAAATGCATACCGTGGATTTGCTCGCGAATTTATTAAAGATCTGGAAAGGATGAG ACCTAGAGCTATACTGGACATCATAAAATCAGGTGAGAATTTTAGGATCTCCACAACAACAAGGATGCCAGAGCAAGGAACATGTGAACGTTGCGGCTACATTTCTAGTCAG AAATTATGCAAAGCATGTGTCTTGCTGGACGGATTGAATCGAGGCTTACCAAAACTAGGCATAGGCAGGACCAAAGGCATTGCTGGAGGTGATGGTGACTGTGAGCAGCAAGCCACACGTTCGGAGAGGAACAGATCGAGTCTGCAAGGAAAACGCGGGAACTTCGACTTCTAG
- the LOC127761138 gene encoding methionine aminopeptidase 1D, chloroplastic/mitochondrial isoform X2, with the protein MATSSSPRLLSSFLGDRLLSASARPLLRGAAPGSRRAAYQATRTLCNLVDILFNRGQSDKPEDNPRRLRPGKVSPLLSVPKHIQRPPYVNARQRPGLHNGPEIHDERGIECMRASGKLAAQVLKFAGTLVEPGITTDEIDKAVHQMIVDNGAYPSPLGYCGFPKSVCTSVNECICHGIPDSRPLEDGDIINIDVTVYLNGYHGDTSATFLCGNVDDKAKKLVQVTRECLDKAISICAPGVEIKRIGRTIQDHADKFKFGVVRQFVGHGVGQVFHAEPVVLHFRNNEWGRMTLNQTFTIEPMLTVGSVNPVIWSDDWTAVTEDGSLSAQFEHTILITEDGAEILTQC; encoded by the exons ATggcgacctcgtcgtcgccgcgcctgctctcctccttcctcggcgaccgcctcctctccgccagCGCCAGGCCGCTCCTCCGCGGGGCCGCTCCAG GAAGCAGGCGGGCCGCGTATCAGGCGACGAGAACGCTCTGCAACCTGGTGGATATCCTCTTCAACAG AGGTCAGAGTGACAAACCGGAAGATAACCCTAGACGCCTACGGCCTGGGAAAGTATCTCCTCTTCTAAGCGTTCCCAAACATATACAGCGGCCACCATATGTCAATGCTCGTCAAAGACCTGGATTGCACAATGGACCTGAAATACATGATGAGAGAGGGATCGAATGCATGAGGGCTTCTGGAAAGCTTGCTGCACAAGTTTTGAAGTTTGCCGGGACTCTTGTAGAG CCAGGCATAACAACTGATGAGATTGATAAAGCGGTGCACCAAATGATAGTAGATAATGGAGCATACCCTTCGCCACTTGGTTATTGCGGTTTTCCAAAGAGTGTCTGCACCTCAGTGAATGAGTGCATCTGTCATGGTATACCTGATTCTCGTCCTCTTGAA GATGGTGACATTATCAACATTGATGTTACTGTTTATCTCAAT GGTTACCACGGTGATACATCTGCTACATTTCTATGTGGTAATGTTGATGACAAAGCTAAGAAATTAGTTCAG GTAACAAGAGAATGTCTCGACAAGGCTATATCAATCTGCGCCCCTGGGGTGGAGATCAAACGTATTGGTCGAACTATACA GGACCATGCAGATAAATTCAAGTTTGGTGTAGTTCGACAGTTCGTCGGTCATGGGGTTGGACAAGTGTTTCATGCTGAACCTGTGGTGCTTCATTTCC GAAACAATGAATGGGGCCGTATGACATTGAACCAAACATTTACTATAG agcCCATGCTAACCGTGGGGAGCGTAAATCCAGTTATATGGTCCGATGACTGGACAGCGGTGACTGAAGACGGCAGCTTGTCAGCACAGTTTGAGCACACAATACTGATTACAGAGGATGGCGCGGAGATACTGACGCAGTGTTAA
- the LOC127761138 gene encoding methionine aminopeptidase 1D, chloroplastic/mitochondrial isoform X1 has product MATSSSPRLLSSFLGDRLLSASARPLLRGAAPGSRRAAYQATRTLCNLVDILFNRGQSDKPEDNPRRLRPGKVSPLLSVPKHIQRPPYVNARQRPGLHNGPEIHDERGIECMRASGKLAAQVLKFAGTLVEPGITTDEIDKAVHQMIVDNGAYPSPLGYCGFPKSVCTSVNECICHGIPDSRPLEDGDIINIDVTVYLNRVFLCISSLYLHKCQSMTMVAGQLGYHGDTSATFLCGNVDDKAKKLVQVTRECLDKAISICAPGVEIKRIGRTIQDHADKFKFGVVRQFVGHGVGQVFHAEPVVLHFRNNEWGRMTLNQTFTIEPMLTVGSVNPVIWSDDWTAVTEDGSLSAQFEHTILITEDGAEILTQC; this is encoded by the exons ATggcgacctcgtcgtcgccgcgcctgctctcctccttcctcggcgaccgcctcctctccgccagCGCCAGGCCGCTCCTCCGCGGGGCCGCTCCAG GAAGCAGGCGGGCCGCGTATCAGGCGACGAGAACGCTCTGCAACCTGGTGGATATCCTCTTCAACAG AGGTCAGAGTGACAAACCGGAAGATAACCCTAGACGCCTACGGCCTGGGAAAGTATCTCCTCTTCTAAGCGTTCCCAAACATATACAGCGGCCACCATATGTCAATGCTCGTCAAAGACCTGGATTGCACAATGGACCTGAAATACATGATGAGAGAGGGATCGAATGCATGAGGGCTTCTGGAAAGCTTGCTGCACAAGTTTTGAAGTTTGCCGGGACTCTTGTAGAG CCAGGCATAACAACTGATGAGATTGATAAAGCGGTGCACCAAATGATAGTAGATAATGGAGCATACCCTTCGCCACTTGGTTATTGCGGTTTTCCAAAGAGTGTCTGCACCTCAGTGAATGAGTGCATCTGTCATGGTATACCTGATTCTCGTCCTCTTGAA GATGGTGACATTATCAACATTGATGTTACTGTTTATCTCAAT agAGTGTTTCTATGCATCTCCTccttatatttgcataaatgtCAAAGTATGACAATGGTGGCTGGACAGCTG GGTTACCACGGTGATACATCTGCTACATTTCTATGTGGTAATGTTGATGACAAAGCTAAGAAATTAGTTCAG GTAACAAGAGAATGTCTCGACAAGGCTATATCAATCTGCGCCCCTGGGGTGGAGATCAAACGTATTGGTCGAACTATACA GGACCATGCAGATAAATTCAAGTTTGGTGTAGTTCGACAGTTCGTCGGTCATGGGGTTGGACAAGTGTTTCATGCTGAACCTGTGGTGCTTCATTTCC GAAACAATGAATGGGGCCGTATGACATTGAACCAAACATTTACTATAG agcCCATGCTAACCGTGGGGAGCGTAAATCCAGTTATATGGTCCGATGACTGGACAGCGGTGACTGAAGACGGCAGCTTGTCAGCACAGTTTGAGCACACAATACTGATTACAGAGGATGGCGCGGAGATACTGACGCAGTGTTAA